The stretch of DNA GGTCAGGAAAATGTCGTTGGGAGTATCAAATCGTTGCGGAACCTTTGGTACAGTATCGTGTTTCTAGACTTGGAATCCTCCTTCAGACTAGGGAGACCGTTGATGCTGTCCCATATTGACCTGGATTACGAAACGGCAGAAACCGCAGAGGTCGAAGACGACGATTACAtagagaagttgaagaagtttatCAAACTGACAAGACCGTTCCAAAGACAAGCCATGGCGAAACGCGGTATCCCTCAATTAGAAATGTTCTGCGACAAGATTATCGATTTTGTAGAGACGTGCTTGCCACCAGTCGGGGACTTCctcaacaagaagaaattcaatAACATTTCGTTCTACGATGTCCAGATCCTCTCCTTAGCCCTTGAAATGATCATGGGATTCAATAATCTGAGGTTTTCCGTGATGGAGGAGCTTTGCCCACAGGTAAAGGCGACCAACTTGCAAAGTGGGATGTACACTTTTGCATTGCTAAAGGCATTGGGGGACAGGTGCTTCGAGCTAGACCAAAAATACTTCCCGCAGATGATTGGAGACGGTTACAAGTACCTCCCACCGTACCTCACTTTGCTCACCAATCTTTCAGGCGGCCTGTTCGCCCGCACAACGTCCATCATCTCGGCAATCCTTTACTGTCACTTAACAATGTTCGAGAACAACGACTTTATATTCGTCAAAAATGTCAATAAGTTCAAGTGGGATCTGTCCACTCTGAAACCTCCAAAGAGAATGCTAAAGGTGCCACTTCTAGCCGCGATCAACAAGTACAAAGAAATCTCGGACGCATGGATGAATCCAAAGGACGAAGTAAAAAGACAAATCGGGATGAGGTCGTACGGTTTTGTAATCACAAAGCACATGTACTTCACAGTCAGAACCGTCCTCGATAAAGCGTTGGAGTACAGGAAAATGGCAGAAAATTCTTGGGCCTCACAGTTGAATGCCAACCCAGACCATAGCGCCGTACAAACGAGAGAGATGTCGCCATCGCCGGCAAACCAGACAGAGCAAGGGGTCGAACCGCCTGTATCATACCGCTTCCACTCCCCAGAACTGGATCTTCTGCTGACAAACCAGATGCAGAACGATTTGGCCTCAATAGATGGTAGTACTAGTGGTTCCGACACTGTCCAGGTAAAAGGATTGTGTACGGAGAAGGAAGCGGAGATGTTACAAATGATTACAGATGAGTTTTGGCAGAGTTACAACTCAGGATGGGAGGAACTAGTAAACAACCCAGGGACCATACCGCTGCTTGATAGCAACTAAACAGGGTCCTGGGACCAAGTTCAATCGTTGGCACCTTTAGTCGCCAAATGTATAAGATTCagtttttttattattatttttgtaATGTAATTACGATACTGAACAGGGTCGTAGGCTAGAGAGAGACTCTTCACGAATCCGAGCAGTCATGGATGGGAAACGAAGCGCGACGGATCCAGCAACACAGGATACCCggaagaaaaggaaacacATCAGGACATGCACTTTTTGTCGACAGAGGAAAGTGAGATGTGATCAAGGGAGACCGCTTTGCTCGTCTTGCAAGGCGAGGGGCTTCTCCGAGTGCATCTATTTGGAGGATGCTGATATTACCAACGAAGATTACGAGCTCAGTTTGTCCATTATACCGCGAATCAATATTTCACAACAGATCAGCAGTCTACAGAAAGAACTTGAAACGTTGAACAGGAAATTGTGCAATGAGACCACTATAGAAGAGTTTATGAGCGAAGCTAGCCCCAATGATAGGACAACGACAGACGTTGAGAAGCCGACAAACCCACTCTACGATTTTGTACATTTACAAGTGAAGGAATCTGGGAGACGCATAATGTATGGACCTACATCGGTCAGATCGTATATCGTCATGGATAAATGGGGGTTTGGTGCAAAGGCGTACCAATTACTCTCGAAGGTCAAACTGGAGCGCAGAAAATGGAAACTAAAGAACAAGCCTGTAACCACTCTACGGGAGCTTGGAACCATAGAGGACGAGTATGACGTTACGTTTAAAAACTTGATTTCTGAAGTGTGTCACGATCTGCCCACTATTGAAAAGTGTCATGAGATACTGCAGACATTTTTCAACACAGATAACGACGAGTTGTACCATATGAATAGAATATTGGACCCAAACAAAGTAATAAAGGATTTCTTTGCTTCTTTTGTCCCACGGACATTTATCGGGAAGATGGATGGTCCGGAAAAGCGCTTCGATCTTGTACCTGGTCCTAAGAAGAACTACTAT from Huiozyma naganishii CBS 8797 chromosome 1, complete genome encodes:
- the KNAG0A02290 gene encoding uncharacterized protein → MKGPQSDSAVHKQTRRKPVKSCAFCRQRKLKCDHQRPLCSSCRARGLSSCVYALNKFEDCAGPVTPDPVPSNVPELLDNSRIVASLLRQVTSLQEQLAEKNRLLDYGSGSAGSHTADNSPQGIVSKPWNPLNKFYYFQCKGSGRRILYGPTSFRTNLHNHRFGFGEKYEQIWAKIKVERNKWKQSHPGSSSLQELLNIEDEHTPNTRSLIQEVCASLPSFETCVDLINTFFDPVYSQLFLVNKVLDKHKIMHDFHSSFIPTNEELLPDGGRRIVFLVPSTKKNYYKIGVILMILSWNLFHRDTPTAITKFIVYLTGQSTGKTFFIERAQLLFLSSYYFKTFVQNVDDTHTINTISLLVSTALSLGLDRDIALIYKGQENVVGSIKSLRNLWYSIVFLDLESSFRLGRPLMLSHIDLDYETAETAEVEDDDYIEKLKKFIKLTRPFQRQAMAKRGIPQLEMFCDKIIDFVETCLPPVGDFLNKKKFNNISFYDVQILSLALEMIMGFNNLRFSVMEELCPQVKATNLQSGMYTFALLKALGDRCFELDQKYFPQMIGDGYKYLPPYLTLLTNLSGGLFARTTSIISAILYCHLTMFENNDFIFVKNVNKFKWDLSTLKPPKRMLKVPLLAAINKYKEISDAWMNPKDEVKRQIGMRSYGFVITKHMYFTVRTVLDKALEYRKMAENSWASQLNANPDHSAVQTREMSPSPANQTEQGVEPPVSYRFHSPELDLLLTNQMQNDLASIDGSTSGSDTVQVKGLCTEKEAEMLQMITDEFWQSYNSGWEELVNNPGTIPLLDSN